GGGAATGTTAGTATATGTGAATTCCACCTGTTGTCCATACGCACAGTTGTTTTCTTGACAAATACGGTGTTTTCACTAGAATTGTTTCATGGTGCAGAAGGTGCCGTGTTTGACGCCTCTCAATATGCATTCTTTGGTAAAGATCTTGTTGAGGATGTCGAGTTAGGGGGATTGGAGGATGAAGTGGAGGACTTGCCTGCAACTGAGTTTGATGAGGAAGAGTTTCTCTTTGGTAGACAAGAGGTTACACTCTCTTTTCTTTTtgtgtattttcttttttatttccaTTGATTCAGAAATTTCACCAAAAAATAGGTTTATGTTGTTTAGAGTTAGTTATGAGTGTAAGTACTCTGGATTTGTTAAAGGAATTCAAAAAACAGAGATACATCATATATTATTATGTAGGTACTCAAGTTTGCCAATTGCTCTATATTTGGTTATTTGTAAGGTTTGTCAAACCTCACATCTATTCCTCCTATGCAAGAATTTTAAGTACATGCTCCTGGAAGAAGTTGATTGTTACATGTTTTTTTATACCATCCTAGTGTAATTCTATGAGCTCCTCCTTGTCAGTTTTGCAGGTCATTTTTTTGAGTTCAGATAGTATTGTTCTTTGATTGTAAGATCTTGTTTGATATGTAACATTTATTGTTTCAACTGTAAATTCTGAATGATGATATTCAAGCAGTAGGAATTTCCAGCAAGGCAGCAACTAACTGTTTTCCCCCCCTCTTATTTGTAGGGTGAGGTTGTAAGATCTCTTTCTGATATTGATGATCTTGCTAGTACATTTTCAAAGGTTAGTTCATTACTTGATGATACCATCAAGTATGCTTGAtcgttttcatttttttttttttttttaataatggcTCTACAAACCAAGGGTAAGGCTGTGAACATCAACCTTCTCCAGAGCCCTCAAGTGTGGGATGCTTCGTGCACTAGGTCACTTTTTTTTTCCTATCATTTATTGAATCACATAAAATACCTGTGTTGATATTTAGTGCACTCTTGAACATTCAATTTCATTGTTCCATTTGTTGATTTTCATGTGGGAGGCTAACATGGTTGTTGCACTTGGGGTTGTATTTCTTTATATAAGCTGAGAATTTGGAAGGTGATGTTGTGAAATTTCACTTGGGTAATTTGCTGGATGGAGTGGATTGGAATTACTAATACCAATGTGAATGCTATATTGGTAATTGCTTTGTACAGAATAATAAGTCTATTTAGGAGTGATGTGAGCTACTTTGCCTTTCAGAAGAATATTTAAGATTGGAAAATGGAGGGAATTTGGGTGCATTTCCCCTTATCAATTTCCATTTTTGTCAGTTGTTCTCTCTACACTGATGATCACAAGTTTTATGTGGGTATTGTCACAAGCAGTATTTTAGATTGGGAAAATTATTTTGATGGGACACTTTCTGGCCTGTTTGATTTATTATCAATTTATTATGATTGGCAAAAGATTTTGTCTATTATCACTTTTAGCTTTTAATATTTATCACACAGGCTTCTGCTATTGCCTTTAAGTGTTCTTATATGAAGGAGTTTAATATTAGAATTTCAGTTCATTTTAGAAACTAAGTAAATGCCCATTGACTATCTGCCCTTTTTCAAAAAAGGTAAATATACTGTCTTTTTAACATGAACTAGAAGTTATTAATCAACCCCCTttccaccaaaaaaaaaaaaaaaaggttcttGTGCTAGTTAATTGTCTCAAATGTCAAATTGGCTTTTTGGTGTCAGTACATACAGAAGTAAATTGAATTTTCTACAGATCAGCACTTGGGGCTATTTCTGTTGTCATAAAAGAATGTGATGGGTTGGGACATCCTTGGTTTCAACCTTACCAATAATTTTAAACCAATATTTCTTTTACCTCTTAACTTACTGGCATGTGACACTTGTGTGTTGGCTTGGTATTAGTATCTTTATATCAAAGATTTATATTTTTACCTCCACTCTATCAGGCACATAGCAAGTATGTGATTACTGTCGATCACAACTAGTGTCGTATCTATGTAACAAGGAACTGAAAATGTTTGATTATGATTGGTTTGCTTACTTTTGTATGCTTGATTGTTTATCTTTTTGCAGTTGAACAAGGTTGTCAGTGGACCAAGGGGAGCAGGAGTAATTGGTGATAGgggatccagagaaagtgagtATAGAACTTCAATAATATGCATGAAATGTAGTTAAATCATGAGTTTTATCCATGTTTGGATGAGCCAATGTAATGAAGTGGGGAAAGTAAAATAAGCTGACAAGTTGTCCATCTATGGATTAGATGTGCTTATGAAGGGAAGGGGGAATTGGGAGAATGGAACATATGTTTTCAACATTTATGTACATTATGATACTGTATAATGCATCATGATGTTATCCTTGCAGCTTTCTACTAGTCTGTGTTTAATATGGTCAACTTTTGAATACTTCTATCCTGTAAAAACTTCTGTTCTCTTAATTTTGGATTTATTGTCATAGATGGGAAAAATGAAAAGGCAAGTCATTTCTTTTCAGGTTCATCTGCTGCTGAATGGGCCCAGGGGGAGGATTTTCCCAACTGGTTGGATCAACAGCAGCTACTTGATCCTGAAGGTATCCAGGACGGAAAAAGATGGTCCTCGCAGCCTTATGCTTCTTCTGCTCGCCTTTTGGAATTAAAGCCTTTGTACAGAACATCTTCATACCCTGAGCAGCAGCAACAGCACCATCAACACTTCTCCAGTGAGCCAATTCTTGTGGCTAAGTCTTCTTACACTTCGTACCCTCCCCCTGGTGGACAATCTCCACAGGCTTCGCCGAATCATAGTCATCTAAATATTCCATATCTTGGTGGTGGTCCCCAAATGGCAATTTCTTTACCAAACCTCTCCCCCTTTTCTAGTCCTCAGCTTCAGTTGACAGGCTTACATCATGGGTCACCACATTTTGGTGGAAATTTGTCACAGTTTTCTTCTGGTCCATCTGCAAATAGCCGGCTACCTAACCAATGGGTTAACCATACAGGTTTGTATCCGGGAGATCATCCCAACCGTTTGTTGCAGCAACAACTATCTCATCAAAATGGTTTAATGCCTCCACAGTTGATGCCACAAATGCAGCCACAGCAGCATAGACTGCATCATCCAATTCAGCCATCATTAGGCCACTTATCTGGAATGCAGTCTCAAATATTTACACCTCATCTTTCTTCATCTGCACCCATGATGAGCAAGTTTGAAGCAGTGCTTCTGGGTGATATTAGAGATCAGAGACCAAAATCAGCTCAGAAAGGTAGACAAAATTTGCGTTATTCTCAACAGGGATTTGATACTAATGGGCAGAAGATTGACAGTGTCTGGTCTCAGTTCAGATCCAAGTACATGTCATCTGATGAAATTGAGAGTATTCTCAGAATGCAGCTTGCTGCGACACACAGTAATGACCCATATGTGGATGATTACTATCACCAGGCTTGTCTTGCAAAAAAGTCAGCTGGGGCAAAACTCAAGCATCATTTCTGCCCGACTCACTTGAGGGATCTTCCCCCTCGAGCACGGGCTAACACAGAGCCTCATG
Above is a genomic segment from Hevea brasiliensis isolate MT/VB/25A 57/8 chromosome 17, ASM3005281v1, whole genome shotgun sequence containing:
- the LOC110638454 gene encoding protein PAT1 homolog; protein product: MEGNESGGGIQEAPIVDDPNQFGDNSTEGAVFDASQYAFFGKDLVEDVELGGLEDEVEDLPATEFDEEEFLFGRQEGEVVRSLSDIDDLASTFSKLNKVVSGPRGAGVIGDRGSRESSSAAEWAQGEDFPNWLDQQQLLDPEGIQDGKRWSSQPYASSARLLELKPLYRTSSYPEQQQQHHQHFSSEPILVAKSSYTSYPPPGGQSPQASPNHSHLNIPYLGGGPQMAISLPNLSPFSSPQLQLTGLHHGSPHFGGNLSQFSSGPSANSRLPNQWVNHTGLYPGDHPNRLLQQQLSHQNGLMPPQLMPQMQPQQHRLHHPIQPSLGHLSGMQSQIFTPHLSSSAPMMSKFEAVLLGDIRDQRPKSAQKGRQNLRYSQQGFDTNGQKIDSVWSQFRSKYMSSDEIESILRMQLAATHSNDPYVDDYYHQACLAKKSAGAKLKHHFCPTHLRDLPPRARANTEPHAFLQVDALGRTPFSSIRRPRPLLEVDPPNSSISGGTDQKVSEKPLEQEPMLAARVTIEDGLCLLLDVDDIDRFLEFNQLQDGGVQLRRRRQALLEGLAASLQLVDPLGKNGHTVGLAPKDDLVFLRLASLPKGRKLLDRYLQLLSSGNDLMRIVCMAIFRHLRFLFGGIPSDLGAAETTNNLARVVSLCACHMDLGSLSACLAAVVCSSEQPPLRPLGSSAGNGASLILLSVLERATELLNELQDASNYNVTNRALWKASFDEFFGLLIKYCINKYDSIMQSSLQDPAEAIKRELPMEILRASVPHTDDYQKKMMYDLSQRSLVSQDGCPMNSESVLS